In Sporichthyaceae bacterium, a genomic segment contains:
- a CDS encoding MlaD family protein produces MMRQIARRFTAGVAVVAGLLCAGCVPFGADHITISAVFVESVGVYPGNTVDVLGVPVGRVTKVTAQGAQVLVRMSVRKSQPIPADAGALIIPPSVIADRYVELSPAWKSGPSLVDGATIPLARTHTPVEFDRIVAALDKLSTSFTADQRTVGVIRDALGVAASNLKGNGLKIHQSIQGLAAAIGTLADNRDDISGLIRSLDGLAGAFARNDATVRAFSKNVTTATAVLADNGEQLNSTLNALSTAVTEVGAFVKKNQGAAKSTLQDLTAVLQVINAHRQQLTEALDVLPLTFQNLYMAVNPKDQRIVVHASAAANLLNPVVAQQFCDGLGPFLCSNAGKPIGSISDAFPPRGAR; encoded by the coding sequence ATGATGCGTCAGATCGCGCGCCGATTCACCGCAGGGGTGGCTGTGGTGGCCGGCTTGCTGTGTGCCGGGTGCGTGCCGTTCGGCGCCGACCACATCACGATCAGCGCGGTGTTCGTCGAGTCCGTCGGTGTCTACCCCGGCAATACCGTGGACGTGCTCGGTGTGCCGGTGGGTCGGGTCACCAAGGTCACCGCGCAGGGCGCGCAGGTGCTGGTGCGGATGTCGGTGCGCAAGAGCCAACCGATCCCGGCCGACGCCGGCGCGCTGATCATTCCGCCCAGCGTGATCGCCGATCGTTACGTCGAGCTCAGCCCGGCCTGGAAGTCCGGGCCGAGCCTGGTCGACGGCGCCACCATTCCGCTGGCGCGCACCCACACCCCGGTGGAGTTCGACCGGATCGTGGCGGCCCTGGACAAACTGTCCACCAGCTTCACCGCCGACCAGCGGACGGTGGGCGTGATCCGGGACGCGCTGGGCGTGGCCGCGAGCAACCTCAAGGGCAACGGTCTGAAGATCCACCAGAGCATCCAGGGGCTGGCCGCGGCGATCGGCACGCTGGCCGACAACCGGGACGACATCAGTGGGCTGATCCGCAGCCTGGACGGGCTGGCCGGGGCGTTCGCCCGCAACGACGCCACCGTGCGGGCGTTCAGCAAGAACGTCACCACGGCCACCGCAGTGCTGGCCGACAACGGCGAGCAGTTGAACTCCACGCTGAACGCGCTGTCCACCGCGGTCACCGAGGTGGGCGCATTCGTGAAGAAGAACCAGGGCGCGGCGAAGAGCACCCTACAGGACCTCACCGCGGTGCTCCAGGTGATCAACGCGCACCGTCAGCAACTCACCGAGGCCCTCGACGTGCTGCCACTGACCTTTCAGAACCTGTACATGGCGGTGAACCCGAAGGACCAGCGCATCGTTGTGCACGCCTCGGCCGCGGCGAATCTGCTCAACCCGGTGGTCGCCCAGCAGTTCTGCGACGGCCTCGGCCCGTTCCTGTGCTCCAATGCGGGCAAGCCGATCGGGTCGATCTCCGATGCGTTTCCGCCGCGGGGTGCGCGATGA
- a CDS encoding MCE family protein: MRRKARGPRFLGTVTVAVVLALLLALFLPNNISLGKRTWHAQLAEAGGLKSGDEVRVAGVPVGHVTSLQIRDAMVRATLQIRRSIDLGRDSQANVKVATLLGNHFLEVVPGGGGPLPDRTIPVANTLVPFQVEDIVQAGGAALEELDGAKIRGALKVLSDDFRGTPALTRQALDGISRLSAVVLTRRAQLNTLLQQADNVTANLDANRDSLVQLMQQASLVLAEVTRRRDAIDKLLVDAQAISEQLTGLVRDNQATITPLLAHLDVVLATLRANSDALDQIGILLGPAARYFANVVGNGPYMDINGPDAVFPDSMLCAPQGKCTPPTGGG, from the coding sequence ATGAGAAGGAAAGCGCGCGGGCCGCGGTTCCTCGGCACGGTCACCGTCGCCGTGGTACTCGCGTTGCTCCTCGCGCTGTTCCTGCCCAACAACATCTCGCTGGGCAAGCGCACCTGGCACGCCCAGTTGGCCGAGGCCGGCGGGCTGAAGTCCGGCGATGAGGTGCGCGTGGCCGGCGTGCCGGTGGGCCATGTCACCTCGCTGCAGATCCGTGATGCCATGGTGCGGGCCACCTTGCAGATACGTCGGAGCATCGATCTGGGCCGGGATAGCCAGGCCAACGTGAAGGTGGCCACGCTGCTCGGCAACCACTTCCTGGAGGTGGTGCCCGGCGGCGGTGGGCCACTGCCCGACCGCACCATCCCGGTGGCCAACACGCTGGTGCCGTTCCAGGTCGAGGACATCGTCCAGGCCGGCGGGGCGGCGCTGGAGGAGCTCGACGGAGCGAAGATCCGCGGCGCGCTCAAGGTGCTCTCCGACGACTTCCGCGGCACCCCGGCGCTGACCCGCCAGGCACTGGACGGCATCTCCCGGCTGTCGGCCGTGGTGCTCACCCGACGGGCGCAGCTGAACACCTTGTTGCAGCAGGCGGACAACGTCACCGCAAACCTGGATGCCAATCGCGACTCCCTGGTGCAGTTGATGCAGCAGGCCTCGCTGGTACTCGCCGAGGTGACCCGGCGGCGCGACGCCATCGACAAGTTGCTGGTGGACGCCCAGGCGATCAGCGAACAGCTCACCGGCCTGGTCCGGGACAACCAGGCCACGATCACCCCGTTGCTGGCACATCTGGACGTGGTGCTCGCCACGCTGCGGGCCAACTCCGATGCGCTGGACCAGATCGGCATCCTGCTGGGGCCGGCCGCCCGCTACTTCGCGAACGTCGTCGGCAACGGCCCCTACATGGACATCAACGGCCCGGACGCGGTCTTCCCGGACTCCATGCTGTGCGCACCGCAGGGCAAGTGCACCCCGCCCACGGGTGGTGGCTGA
- a CDS encoding MlaD family protein encodes MNAMKVRGALVRLVIFAVAAGSIAMLLFNTLTNSLGRDTHSYTAMFADASGLHGGDNVRVAGVRVGRVDGVSLSGNVAKVKFSVRSDQPVFTNTRVAIRYQNLIGQRFLALEPGSGAGTPLKSGTQIPPGSTERALDLTVVINGFQPLFQVISPQDINRLSVAVVQVLQGQGGSLINLLRTTAELSTNLADRDAVIGRVIDNFAQVLTEVGQKDTQVDDLIAQLRRLAAATAADRDKIGGSIEALSGLTEATTALLREIRPQLKTDLDKLLRVSTIYAAQKDNLAGAVRGLPVALSAFARTMQYGSWVNLYLCNLIYTSADGKQQKIASSGANSAVCA; translated from the coding sequence ATGAACGCGATGAAGGTCCGCGGGGCCCTGGTCCGGCTGGTGATCTTCGCGGTGGCGGCGGGCAGCATCGCGATGCTGCTGTTCAACACGTTGACGAATTCGTTGGGCCGCGACACGCATTCCTACACCGCGATGTTCGCCGACGCCTCCGGGCTGCACGGCGGGGACAACGTGCGGGTGGCCGGGGTCCGGGTCGGTCGGGTCGACGGCGTCTCGCTGTCCGGGAACGTGGCCAAGGTGAAGTTCAGCGTGCGCTCGGACCAGCCGGTGTTCACCAACACCCGGGTGGCCATTCGCTACCAGAACCTCATCGGGCAGCGGTTCCTGGCGCTGGAACCCGGATCGGGCGCCGGCACCCCGCTCAAGTCGGGTACCCAGATCCCGCCGGGCAGCACGGAGCGGGCGCTGGATCTCACCGTGGTGATCAACGGCTTCCAACCCCTGTTCCAGGTGATCTCACCGCAGGACATCAACCGGTTGTCGGTGGCCGTGGTCCAGGTGCTGCAGGGGCAGGGCGGCAGCCTGATCAACCTGCTGCGCACCACTGCGGAACTGTCCACCAACCTGGCCGACCGGGATGCCGTGATCGGTCGGGTGATCGACAACTTCGCGCAGGTGCTCACCGAGGTGGGGCAGAAGGACACCCAGGTCGACGACCTGATCGCGCAGCTGCGCCGGCTGGCCGCCGCCACCGCCGCGGACCGGGACAAGATCGGCGGCTCGATCGAGGCGCTCTCCGGGCTGACCGAAGCCACCACGGCGCTGTTGCGGGAGATCCGCCCGCAGCTGAAGACCGACCTGGACAAGCTGCTGCGGGTCTCAACGATCTACGCCGCGCAGAAGGACAACCTCGCCGGTGCGGTGCGCGGGCTGCCGGTCGCGCTGTCCGCGTTCGCCCGCACCATGCAGTACGGCTCGTGGGTCAACCTCTATCTCTGCAACCTGATCTACACCTCGGCCGACGGCAAGCAACAGAAGATCGCCAGCTCCGGTGCCAACTCGGCGGTGTGCGCATGA
- a CDS encoding MCE family protein, which translates to MSRGVHGPSRTRLMTRGLIYLGVVVALIALVLAQFSGAIGKRVEASAQLSNAGDALVTGSDVKMRGVVVGRVDSIHREFGKPGARVKLRLNPAKAHSIPAGVTARSLPANVFGQDFVELLPPTAPSPQSIRNGAVIPQDTSAQTLELSDVFGKLYRVLTAVQPAKLAETLGALAQALNGRGSQINSLIGRTDAYLKQLRPQLPLLQQDITGAADLLEVFATQTPKLLDSVDDVLVLLRDLVARQAKFVELLSGGLGLARNAKDLLSTNSDNLIQVSHQSAGIIGAFGKHPRAFSDGFVNLGDFLGGLAIHPGGKIGLDVEIDPAPLHVYGPADCPRYPGLDGPNCGTSGAGKPQSAMPGPAQLAPAVTYGGIGAVGSVSDRVALSQILAVLGGGADRDYGDVGLLLAGSLLRGLTVVLPDGAG; encoded by the coding sequence ATGAGCCGGGGAGTGCACGGGCCGAGCCGCACCCGGTTGATGACCCGCGGGCTGATCTACCTGGGCGTGGTCGTGGCATTGATCGCCCTGGTGCTGGCCCAGTTCAGCGGCGCGATCGGCAAGCGGGTGGAGGCCAGTGCGCAGTTGTCCAACGCCGGCGATGCCCTGGTGACCGGCTCGGACGTGAAGATGCGCGGGGTAGTGGTCGGCCGGGTCGACTCCATTCACCGCGAGTTCGGCAAACCCGGCGCCCGGGTCAAGCTGCGGCTGAACCCGGCCAAGGCGCATTCGATACCTGCCGGGGTCACTGCGCGGTCGCTGCCCGCCAACGTGTTCGGCCAGGACTTCGTCGAGTTGTTGCCGCCGACCGCGCCGAGCCCGCAGTCCATCCGCAACGGCGCGGTGATTCCGCAGGACACCTCGGCGCAGACCCTCGAACTCTCCGACGTGTTCGGCAAGCTCTACCGGGTGCTCACCGCCGTGCAACCGGCGAAGCTGGCCGAGACCCTCGGCGCGCTGGCCCAGGCGTTGAACGGCCGCGGCTCGCAGATCAACTCCCTGATCGGTCGCACCGACGCCTACCTCAAACAGCTCCGCCCGCAGTTGCCGCTGTTGCAGCAGGACATCACCGGCGCCGCGGATCTGCTCGAGGTGTTCGCCACACAGACGCCGAAGCTGCTGGATTCCGTCGATGACGTGTTGGTGCTGCTGCGCGATCTGGTGGCCCGTCAGGCGAAGTTCGTGGAACTGCTCTCCGGCGGGCTGGGACTGGCGCGCAACGCCAAGGACCTGCTGTCCACCAACAGCGACAACCTGATCCAGGTCAGCCACCAGAGTGCGGGCATCATCGGGGCCTTCGGCAAGCACCCGAGGGCCTTCAGCGACGGGTTCGTGAACCTCGGGGATTTCCTTGGCGGATTGGCCATCCACCCCGGCGGCAAGATCGGCCTGGACGTGGAGATCGACCCCGCCCCACTGCATGTCTACGGGCCGGCCGATTGTCCGCGCTACCCCGGGTTGGACGGCCCGAACTGCGGCACGTCGGGAGCCGGGAAGCCGCAGTCGGCGATGCCCGGTCCGGCCCAGCTCGCCCCGGCGGTGACCTATGGCGGTATCGGCGCGGTGGGCAGCGTCAGTGACCGCGTTGCGCTGAGCCAGATCCTCGCGGTGCTCGGCGGCGGCGCCGATCGGGACTATGGCGACGTCGGTCTGCTGCTCGCCGGTTCGTTGCTGCGCGGGCTGACCGTGGTGCTGCCGGACGGTGCCGGATGA
- a CDS encoding ABC transporter permease, giving the protein MAAEPMPRALLPLRGLVDGLVALGEQLTFFGRGFAYIPFAVKHYRKEIGRLLSDISWGRALLVGGGIMGVMLLLSAFVGTSVGIAGFTGLDIIGLAPFAGFVSALANTREFAPLIAATAFAAQVGCRYTAQLGAMRIAEEIDALEVMAVRPVPYLVSTRLVASMLAILPLYVVGLFGSYFATRLVVTVFFGQSVGTYEHYFLAFLNPFDIVLSTLKVAIFIVLTTLIHCYYGFSASGGPEGVGRATGRAIRASLIVIIVVDMFLTLAFWGYDPGVRISG; this is encoded by the coding sequence GTGGCCGCGGAACCGATGCCCCGTGCGCTGCTGCCGCTGCGCGGGCTGGTCGATGGCCTGGTCGCACTGGGCGAGCAGTTGACGTTCTTCGGCCGCGGCTTCGCCTACATCCCGTTCGCGGTCAAGCACTACCGCAAGGAGATCGGCCGGCTGCTCTCGGACATCTCCTGGGGCCGGGCCCTGTTGGTGGGCGGCGGGATCATGGGGGTGATGCTGCTGCTGTCGGCGTTCGTCGGCACCTCGGTGGGCATCGCCGGGTTCACCGGTCTGGACATCATCGGCCTGGCTCCGTTCGCGGGTTTCGTCTCCGCGTTGGCCAACACCCGCGAGTTCGCGCCACTGATAGCGGCCACCGCGTTCGCCGCGCAGGTGGGCTGTCGGTACACCGCACAACTGGGCGCGATGCGCATCGCCGAGGAGATCGACGCGCTCGAGGTGATGGCCGTGCGCCCGGTGCCCTACCTGGTGAGCACCCGGCTGGTGGCCTCGATGTTGGCGATCCTGCCGCTGTACGTGGTCGGGCTCTTCGGTTCGTACTTCGCCACCCGGTTGGTGGTCACCGTGTTCTTCGGTCAGTCGGTGGGCACCTACGAGCACTATTTCCTGGCGTTCCTCAACCCGTTCGACATCGTGCTGTCCACGCTGAAGGTGGCCATCTTCATCGTGCTGACCACCTTGATCCATTGCTATTACGGCTTCAGTGCCTCGGGTGGACCGGAAGGTGTGGGTCGGGCTACCGGCCGCGCCATCCGGGCCAGCCTGATCGTGATCATCGTGGTGGACATGTTCCTGACCCTGGCGTTCTGGGGTTACGACCCCGGCGTGCGGATCAGCGGGTGA